The stretch of DNA CCAACCGGAAGAATGTGGTAGACCGCTTCCCGGCCTTCCGGAGGCTGGTGGGCATGGCCGAGTGGCTGGAGGGGGACCCCGAGGCGCTGCTCTATATCGACGACCAGTTCATCGCCGATATCCTGACCTGGTACCACCTGGCCTGGATGGGCGAGACGGTGCGTCGGGAGGATCCCCGGATCCGGGGCCTGCAGGAGAAAGGAGGCGGTTTCACGGTGGAGGACCGGCGCCATCTGCTGTCCATCATCGGCGAGCTGCTCGAAGCCATTCCGGAGCGATACCGGCGCCTGGCGGAGAACGGCCAGGTTGAGCTTTCGGTTACCCCGTACGCCCATCCGATCCTTCCTTTGCTGCTGGATTTCCGTTCCATGCGCGAGACGCTTCCGGAGAGTCCCTTGCCGGAACGGTCCACGTATCCGGGAGGCGTGGACCGGGCACGCTGGCACTTGCGGGAGGGGGTGGAAACCTTCCGGCGCCACTTCGGTATCGCACCGAAGGGGTGCTGGCCCTCGGAAGGGGCGGTGAGCGAGCAGAGCCTGCAGCTCCTCACGGAAGCTGGCTTTACCTGGGCGGCCACGGGAGAGGGAGTGCTGGGCAACAGTCTGGGCAAAAAATATGAGAAATATGGCGACACCGCAGGCGCCAGTCTCTGCCACCCGTATCAGCTACGGGGGACGGGTACCCCTTGCTTTTTCCGCGACGACGAGCTGTCGGACCTGATCGGCTTCCAGTACTCCGACTGGCACGCCGACGACGCGGTGGGCGATCTGATCAACCGCCTGGAACAGATAGGCGAGGCCACGGCGGACCAGCCGGATCCGGTGGTGCCCATTATCCTGGACGGTGAGAATGCCTGGGAGCACTACCCGGAGAACGGCTACTACTTCCTCAGTGGGCTCTACCAACGTCTTTCCGAGCATGCCGGTATCGAGCTGACCACCTTCTCCGATGCCCTGGAGCGGGAGGTCCCGGTGAACGATCTGGAGCACCTGGTGGCCGGAAGCTGGGTCTACGGGACCCTCTCCACCTGGATCGGGGACAAGGACAAGAACCGCGGCTGGGAGATGCTGGTGGACGTGAAGGAGACATACGACCGGATCGTCGAGGAAGGACGGCTGGATGAAGCCGCCTTGAGGGAGGCCACCAACCAGCTGGCGACCTGCGAGGGCTCCGACTGGTTCTGGTGGTTCGGGGACTACAACCCGGCGGACGTGGTGCGCGATTTCGAACGGCTGTACCGGCTGCATATCAGCCGGTTGTACCGGACCCTGGGCGTGGAGCCCCCGGAATACCTCGCCCATACCTTCGCCCACGGCAGCGGACGCCCCGCCCATGGCGGCGTCATGCGACCGGGCCAGGCGCAGTGAGCAACCTCCACACCGCGAAGGGACCTTCCCCATGAGCGTGCAGCGCGGCCCCGTTGCCCGGCGCCGAGCCGGCATCCTACTCCATCCCACCTCGCTACCCGGTCCCCGGGAGAACGGTGACCTCGGCCCCGATGCCCACCGTTTCGTGGATTTCCTCGCGGAAGGGGGGCTCAGCGTCTGGCAGACCCTCCCGCTAGGCCCTACGCACGACGATGGCTCCCCCTACCAGTGCCTGTCCGCCCATGCGGGGAATCCGCGTCTGGTGGCCCTGGAGCCCCTGGCGGAGGCGGGTTGGCTGGACGGCGTTCCGGAACCGCCGGGCGATCGGGAGGATGCGGAGGCCCATACCTGGAAATGCCTGCGCAGCGCCCACGCCGGATTCCTGGAGCGCGCGGACGGTGCGGCGTGGGAGGCCTTCGATGCGTTCTGCCGGGAGAAAGCCCACTGGCTGGAAGCCTACGCCCTGTTCATGGCCCTGCGCGGTGAAGGGGAGCGGCCCTGGTGGGAATGGTCGGCGCCGCTGCGGGACCGGAGGTCCGATGCCCTTGAAGAGGCCGCCGGCAGCCGATCCGGGGAGATGGCGCTCCATCGGTTCGTACAGTGGCAGTTCTTTGAGCAGTGGCGGGCGCTCAAGGACTACGCCAACGAGCGAGGCATCCTGCTTTTCGGGGACCTGCCCATCTTCGTGGCCCACGACAGCGCCGAGGTGTGGGCCCACCGGGAGCTATTCGACCTCGACCAAGCGGGGAGCACGGCCACC from Thiohalorhabdus sp. Cl-TMA encodes:
- a CDS encoding glycoside hydrolase, whose amino-acid sequence is MSDNRPLKVVLCWHMHQPQYLDPSSGNYQLPWTYLHGIKDYVDMAAHLEAIPEARAVVNFAPILLDQLESYARQIRDHLREGAPIRDPLLAALDSPVPPAGNDERLTLIQDCTRANRKNVVDRFPAFRRLVGMAEWLEGDPEALLYIDDQFIADILTWYHLAWMGETVRREDPRIRGLQEKGGGFTVEDRRHLLSIIGELLEAIPERYRRLAENGQVELSVTPYAHPILPLLLDFRSMRETLPESPLPERSTYPGGVDRARWHLREGVETFRRHFGIAPKGCWPSEGAVSEQSLQLLTEAGFTWAATGEGVLGNSLGKKYEKYGDTAGASLCHPYQLRGTGTPCFFRDDELSDLIGFQYSDWHADDAVGDLINRLEQIGEATADQPDPVVPIILDGENAWEHYPENGYYFLSGLYQRLSEHAGIELTTFSDALEREVPVNDLEHLVAGSWVYGTLSTWIGDKDKNRGWEMLVDVKETYDRIVEEGRLDEAALREATNQLATCEGSDWFWWFGDYNPADVVRDFERLYRLHISRLYRTLGVEPPEYLAHTFAHGSGRPAHGGVMRPGQAQ